A single window of Pseudomonas benzenivorans DNA harbors:
- a CDS encoding DUF2970 domain-containing protein has protein sequence MADKHEQDEQPLSLWATLQSVLAAAFGVQSSKRRARDFSRGKPSHFIALGVLFTLIFVLVLIAVVKLVLHFTAP, from the coding sequence ATGGCCGACAAACATGAGCAGGACGAGCAACCGCTGAGCCTATGGGCCACGCTGCAAAGCGTGTTGGCGGCCGCCTTTGGCGTGCAGAGCAGTAAGCGCCGGGCGCGCGACTTCAGCCGCGGCAAACCGAGTCACTTCATCGCACTCGGTGTGCTATTCACCCTCATATTCGTGTTGGTACTGATCGCCGTGGTCAAGCTGGTGCTGCACTTCACCGCCCCATGA